From a region of the Clostridia bacterium genome:
- the xdhA gene encoding xanthine dehydrogenase molybdenum-binding subunit XdhA, with protein MHTVGKSVQRVDAVAKVRGQAKYVDDLVSGDVLVAKVFRSTIANGWVKRIDVSKARALPGVELVVTYEDVPEHCFPTAGHPWHLDPSKRDIADRNLLTRRIRFYGDEIAAVVAVDELTAKRALELIEVEYEEYEPIITVEDALKEGVEELHPGTGNILKETEWSWGDLDAAFKKADYVFEDEFKTQRVQHCHLECPISYAYQESDGRVVVVSSTQIPHIIRRIVAQALGIPWGKVRVIKPYIGGGFGNKQDALTEPLNAFLATKLPGRVVKLEYTREETFYATRTRHPIDFKIRTGVMKDGTVVARELVAVSAIGGYASHGHDVIGNAGNKFRHLYQHEAIRYKATTVYTTTPVTGAMRSYGIAQVNFAMESHMEDVARALNMDPIEFKEKNLVQEGWQDPLSGNIVRTNGLRECIKRGKELIRWDEKKALYKNQTGPKRRGLGMAVFSYNSGRYPLFENSAARIVMNQDGSVQLQIGATEIGQGSDTIFAQMVADTIGLPVDMVHIVSTQDTDVSPFDTGSYASRQTYVSGRSVVKAAGEIKRKVLERVHIMTGIPASAFDIVDGWVVYANNQERVMPVEDAAMHAYYDPETSDPITADVTDNCKSSSFPFGCTFVEVEVDMPLGKVEILEIYNIHDSGQIINPQLAEGQVHGGVSMGLGQALSEELLIDPKTGRPLNPNLLDYKLGTIMDTPDIGVEFVETYEPTGPFGAKAIGETPAISPMAAIRNAILDATGVKINELPMNPQRLVEKFKAAGLI; from the coding sequence ATGCATACCGTTGGCAAGAGCGTCCAAAGGGTTGATGCAGTGGCCAAGGTCCGCGGACAAGCCAAGTATGTGGATGATTTAGTCAGTGGGGATGTGCTTGTAGCAAAGGTGTTTCGCTCCACAATTGCCAATGGCTGGGTCAAAAGGATTGACGTTTCCAAGGCAAGGGCCTTACCCGGGGTCGAACTGGTGGTCACCTATGAAGATGTGCCGGAACACTGCTTCCCGACCGCCGGCCACCCCTGGCACCTGGATCCCAGCAAGCGGGACATTGCCGACCGCAATTTGCTGACACGGCGCATCCGTTTTTACGGTGATGAAATTGCCGCCGTGGTTGCCGTCGATGAATTGACGGCGAAAAGGGCACTGGAACTCATTGAGGTCGAGTATGAAGAGTATGAACCCATCATCACCGTGGAAGACGCTTTGAAAGAAGGGGTGGAAGAACTCCACCCAGGGACCGGCAACATCTTGAAGGAAACGGAATGGTCTTGGGGCGATTTGGATGCCGCCTTCAAAAAGGCCGATTATGTGTTTGAAGATGAATTCAAGACCCAGCGGGTCCAGCATTGCCACTTGGAATGCCCGATTTCCTATGCATATCAGGAAAGCGACGGCAGGGTCGTCGTGGTATCCTCTACTCAGATTCCCCATATCATTCGCCGGATTGTGGCGCAAGCCTTAGGGATTCCCTGGGGCAAGGTTAGAGTGATCAAGCCTTATATCGGCGGCGGCTTCGGCAACAAGCAAGACGCTTTGACGGAGCCTCTGAACGCCTTCCTGGCGACCAAGCTTCCCGGCCGGGTAGTCAAACTGGAGTATACCCGGGAAGAAACTTTCTATGCCACCAGAACCCGTCACCCGATTGATTTCAAGATCAGGACCGGCGTCATGAAAGACGGTACGGTGGTGGCAAGAGAATTAGTAGCCGTTTCCGCCATCGGAGGCTATGCCTCCCACGGGCACGACGTAATCGGGAACGCCGGCAACAAGTTCAGGCACCTGTACCAGCATGAAGCCATCAGGTACAAGGCGACCACCGTCTACACCACCACACCGGTCACGGGTGCCATGCGGTCTTATGGAATTGCGCAGGTTAACTTCGCCATGGAATCCCACATGGAAGATGTCGCCCGGGCTTTGAACATGGACCCGATTGAGTTCAAGGAAAAGAACCTGGTGCAAGAAGGTTGGCAAGACCCGCTTTCGGGTAACATTGTCCGGACCAACGGCTTGCGGGAGTGCATCAAGCGGGGTAAAGAGTTAATCCGCTGGGATGAAAAGAAAGCCCTTTACAAGAACCAGACCGGGCCGAAGCGCCGCGGGCTGGGCATGGCTGTGTTCAGCTACAATTCCGGTCGCTACCCCCTGTTTGAAAACAGTGCCGCTAGGATCGTGATGAATCAGGACGGCTCCGTACAGCTGCAAATCGGGGCCACCGAGATCGGGCAAGGTTCTGATACCATCTTTGCCCAAATGGTGGCTGACACCATCGGGCTCCCGGTGGATATGGTTCATATTGTGTCTACTCAGGATACGGATGTTAGTCCTTTCGATACCGGGTCTTACGCGTCCCGGCAAACCTACGTGAGCGGCCGGTCCGTTGTCAAAGCGGCTGGGGAGATCAAGCGGAAAGTGCTGGAGAGAGTCCATATCATGACGGGTATTCCTGCCTCCGCTTTTGATATTGTGGACGGCTGGGTGGTATACGCCAACAATCAGGAACGGGTCATGCCCGTCGAGGATGCGGCCATGCACGCTTACTATGATCCGGAAACTTCCGATCCAATCACCGCCGATGTTACGGATAACTGCAAGTCCAGCAGCTTCCCCTTTGGGTGCACCTTTGTGGAAGTGGAAGTGGATATGCCCTTGGGTAAAGTGGAGATCCTGGAAATCTACAATATCCACGACAGCGGGCAGATCATCAATCCCCAGCTGGCGGAAGGACAGGTGCACGGCGGGGTCAGCATGGGCCTCGGCCAGGCTCTTTCCGAAGAGCTGCTCATTGATCCCAAAACAGGCAGGCCGTTAAACCCCAACTTGCTGGATTACAAACTGGGTACCATTATGGATACGCCCGATATCGGTGTGGAGTTTGTGGAAACCTATGAACCAACCGGACCTTTTGGGGCAAAAGCCATCGGTGAGACACCGGCCATTTCTCCCATGGCGGCCATCAGGAATGCCATTTTGGATGCAACCGGAGTGAAAATCAACGAACTGCCCATGAACCCGCAAAGACTGGTTGAGAAATTCAAAGCAGCAGGGCTGATTTAG
- the xdhB gene encoding xanthine dehydrogenase FAD-binding subunit XdhB has translation MFDTGRVFEAHSVQEAIELLVANPGAKLICGGTDVLIQVREGKLAGRDLVSIHGLPELTGVTMDEEGTIAIGAATTFTKVIKDPLVKEHLPFLAQALETVGGPQVRNMGTIGGNVCNGATSADSASTLFALNAKLRIVNSRGTRVVPIQEFYLGPGKVALEYDDVMTHILISRDNYAGFGGQYIKYAMRKAMDIATLGCAVLCKVKDKNIVEDVRLAFGVAAPTPIRVPAAEEVAKGKPFSDELVEEFAKAAVQQVNPRTSWRASREFRLQLVEELSKRAFRQAFSNAGGEY, from the coding sequence ATGTTTGATACAGGCCGTGTTTTCGAAGCTCATTCCGTGCAAGAAGCGATTGAACTCTTAGTGGCCAATCCGGGTGCTAAGTTGATTTGCGGCGGTACCGACGTGCTCATCCAGGTCCGGGAAGGCAAATTGGCCGGGCGGGACCTGGTCAGTATTCATGGTCTACCGGAATTGACCGGTGTGACCATGGATGAGGAAGGAACCATTGCCATCGGCGCAGCTACCACTTTTACCAAGGTCATTAAGGATCCCCTTGTGAAAGAACACCTGCCCTTCCTGGCTCAAGCCTTGGAAACCGTCGGTGGTCCTCAAGTGCGCAACATGGGTACTATCGGGGGGAATGTTTGCAACGGAGCCACCTCGGCGGACAGCGCTTCTACCTTGTTTGCTTTGAATGCCAAGCTCAGGATTGTCAACAGCCGGGGGACCAGAGTGGTGCCGATCCAGGAGTTTTACCTGGGACCGGGCAAGGTGGCCCTTGAGTATGATGATGTCATGACCCACATCTTAATCAGCCGGGATAATTATGCCGGGTTTGGCGGCCAGTATATCAAGTATGCCATGAGAAAAGCCATGGATATCGCCACTTTAGGCTGCGCCGTCCTCTGTAAAGTTAAGGACAAGAATATCGTGGAAGACGTTCGCCTAGCTTTTGGAGTCGCCGCTCCTACTCCCATCCGGGTACCGGCGGCGGAAGAAGTGGCAAAAGGAAAGCCTTTCAGCGATGAGCTGGTAGAGGAATTTGCCAAGGCCGCGGTGCAGCAAGTCAACCCCAGGACATCCTGGCGGGCCTCGCGGGAGTTCCGGCTGCAGCTGGTGGAAGAGCTGAGCAAGCGAGCTTTCAGACAAGCCTTTAGCAATGCCGGGGGTGAATATTAA
- a CDS encoding (2Fe-2S)-binding protein: MQTKEIAFKVNGKEVKVTVDVRESLLEVLRNRLHLTGTKKGCEVGECGACTVIINGETVDSCIYLAIWADGKEVRTIEGEERNGNLSRIQQAFVEEGAIQCGFCTPGFVMSATALVESGEKLTREEIKKGMTGNLCRCTGYQNIVRAVEKVMNEKHS; this comes from the coding sequence ATGCAGACAAAGGAAATTGCTTTCAAAGTCAACGGTAAAGAGGTAAAGGTAACCGTCGATGTGCGGGAATCCTTGCTGGAAGTACTGCGGAACCGGCTGCACCTTACCGGTACCAAGAAAGGCTGTGAAGTAGGAGAGTGCGGCGCCTGCACGGTGATCATCAACGGGGAAACCGTAGATTCCTGTATTTACTTGGCCATCTGGGCTGACGGCAAGGAAGTGCGCACCATTGAAGGGGAAGAGCGGAACGGCAACCTGTCCCGGATCCAGCAGGCCTTTGTGGAGGAAGGGGCCATCCAGTGCGGCTTCTGCACTCCCGGTTTTGTCATGTCGGCCACGGCATTGGTGGAAAGCGGCGAAAAGCTGACCCGGGAGGAAATCAAGAAGGGGATGACCGGGAACTTGTGCCGCTGCACCGGTTACCAGAACATTGTCCGGGCTGTGGAAAAGGTAATGAATGAAAAGCATAGTTAG